A window from Branchiostoma floridae strain S238N-H82 chromosome 16, Bfl_VNyyK, whole genome shotgun sequence encodes these proteins:
- the LOC118403032 gene encoding collagen alpha-2(IX) chain-like, with amino-acid sequence MVALSVLFLSLCMSVTIAVGEEGSCEPLTNSNVNNITVVAPAGPAGSKGDTGPAGPRGVPGERGEAGRPGKQGPYGPEGEKGEKGDSGQKGNQGSEGFGGGAVYIRWGRTACDEGTGTETVYSGRAGGPMYNEAGGGSYLMAGYHGHSSRTEFVCMDGEAEALPGGEGDENGALFYPVESRCGSLPCPPYVEGRELTCVVCTK; translated from the exons ATGGTGGCCCTTTCTGTACTGTTTCTGTCCCTCTGTATGTCCGTTACCATAGCTGTAGGCGAGGAAGGCTCGTGCGAGCCACTGACCAACAGTAATGTGAACAACATCACCGTGGTGGCTCCGGCCGGACCCGCGGGGTCTAAAGGCGACACGGGACCGGCTGGCCCGCGGGGAGTGCCCGGGGAGAGGGGCGAGGCGGGCCGTCCGGGAAAGCAGGGACCGTACGGTCCGGAGGGGGAGAAGGGAGAAAAGGGAGACTCTGGACAGAAGGGGAACCAGGGTAGTGAAGGGTTCGGTGGAGGAGCCGTGTATATCCGATGGGGGAGGACGGCGTGCGACGAGGGTACGGGCACGGAGACGGTGTACTCCGGACGCGCTGGCGGACCGATGTACAACGAAGCCGGCGGAGGAA GTTACCTGATGGCGGGTTACCATGGCCACAGCAGCCGGACGGAGTTCGTGTGTATGGACGGGGAGGCCGAGGCTCTGCCGGGCGGGGAGGGGGACGAGAACGGCGCGCTGTTCTACCCCGTGGAGTCCCGGTGTGGCTCGCTGCCGTGCCCACCCTACGTGGAGGGGAGGGAGCTCACTTGCGTCGTCTGCAcgaaatag
- the LOC118403397 gene encoding wnt inhibitory factor 1-like encodes MVRGYVGPRCDKAICHQGCRNGGRCVRPGVCSCRQGFTGKTCENDISRQHPRNTNLAAPLGSLCSKRRKSRACLKGLCGVKGCKNGGKCSTSGKCLCRNGFHGSHCQHRRCKTYQRSSEPYRRGYKRKFKAVTKEKCGPFSLDTCVKERSFYKMIYKTFYRTVYKCGL; translated from the exons atgGTCCGGGGGTACGTCGGGCCGCGGTGTGACAAAG CGATATGTCACCAAGGTTGTCGAAATGGCGGCCGCTGTGTCAGGCCAGGGGTGTGTTCCTGTCGGCAAGGATTCACGGGAAAAACTTGCGAAAATG ATATCTCCAGACAACACCCGAGAAACACGAACCTAGCGGCTCCCCTCGGTAGTCTATGTTCCAAAAGGAGGAAATCTCGAGCGTGTCTCAAAG GTCTTTGTGGGGTCAAAGGTTGTAAAAACGGTGGGAAATGCAGCACATCCGGGAAATGTTTGTGTCGAAACGGTTTCCATGGCAGCCATTGTCAACACAG ACGATGTAAAACGTACCAGCGCTCCTCCGAGCCGTACAGAAGGGGCTACAAGAGGAAGTTTAAGGCCGTCACTAAAGAAAAGTGCGGCCCGTTTAGTCTGGACACGTGCGTCAAAGAAAG GTCCTTCTACAAGATGATATACAAAACCTTTtacagaactgtttacaagtgtGGATTATAA
- the LOC118403033 gene encoding uncharacterized protein LOC118403033, which yields MLLRDTVPPRSVVFIFMFPVFLDFAGGCIELLNGWDPVPVAERARRADVVLSGSVVRTDALPRQPGLTYSARVRVRTVLKGKSRLREIPAISEQPRVYNVSNFGRRAQCYSEVTQGDAVIFFLGIFREGELAARYDDIFGATADLTRENEEEILLGLGWRPWSDWQPCSQSCGGGVQTRSRTCDKSVVESCEGVSKENRSCNKFKCDGVKDLLRFVDVSNVARSKERPSAFLFDNIRELPFPTAILFPKSFPSDFSVIATAKPREGSRGFLTTVASSSGETQIAIEVGNAPTLRYAELGGKPTSGSPRFSVDLSDGKWHQFSFRVQGSEVTFYMDCVFEMTETIQRSKAPYINNSGILTIGPNFQGELEQLVFSDDPSDAALQCPTSGQSVDEDTKILEEVTTFANDIVPLLAETEPRPRFATSTIPAVTSRKMAPEVPKPVVLWSPWSPCSVTCGSGQRTRASYCPGNEIRTDCSRTEIAACVMAKCPGACTRACQNGGVCTSGNTCLCPYGYAGQVCQTEFHTIPYGPHTNSNF from the exons ATGCTGCTCCGAGATACCGTCCCTCCTCGATCCGTCGtctttattttcatgtttcCCGTCTTTCTGGATTTCGCCGGCGGGTGTATCGAGCTGCTGAACGGGTGGGACCCGGTGCCGGTCGCCGAGCGGGCCCGAAGAGCCGACGTGGTGTTGTCGGGAAGCGTCGTGCGGACGGACGCGCTGCCCCGACAACCCGGCCTGACCTACTCGGCTCGCGTTCGGGTCCGGACGGTTCTGAAGGGAAAATCTCGTCTGCGGGAAATTCCCGCCATTTCTGAGCAACCGAGGGTCTATAACGTGTCGAACTTCGGTCGGAGAGCGCAGTGCTACTCCGAAGTGACGCAGGGAGACGCTGTCATATTTTTCCTGGGGATTTTCCGGGAGGGGGAACTAGCGGCAAGGTACGACGACATCTTCGGCGCCACCGCCGACCTGACCCGAGAGAACGAAGAGGAGATCCTGCTGGGACTCG GCTGGAGACCATGGTCGGACTGGCAGCCTTGTTCGCAGTCCTGCGGCGGAGGGGTACAAACTAGGTCGAGAACCTGTGACAAGTCCGTCGTCGAAAGCTGTGAAGGCGTCAGCAAAGAAAATAGATCCTGCAACAAGTTCAAATGTGACG GTGTAAAAGATCTATTACGTTTCGTCGACGTTTCAAACGTGGCAAGGAGCAAGGAGCGACCTTCGGCGTTCCTATTCGACAACATCCGGGAACTTCCTTTCCCcaccgccatcttgtttccaaAATCCTTCCCGTCAGACTTTTCGGTAATCGCAACCGCGAAACCTCGCGAGGGTTCCAGAGGTTTCCTGACAACTGTCGCCAGTTCTTCGGGCGAAACTCAAATTG cAATAGAGGTAGGAAACGCGCCCACTTTGCGGTACGCCGAGCTGGGCGGCAAACCGACGTCAGGGTCACCTCGCTTCTCTGTGGACCTCTCTGATGGCAAGTGGCACCAGTTCTCCTTCCGGGTTCAGGGTTCAGAGGTCACGTTCTACATGGACTGTGTGTTCGAAATGACGGAGACAATCCAGAGGTCAAAAGCTCCTTATATCAACAACAGCGGGATACTTACTATCGGGCCAAATTTTCAG GGTGAGCTTGAGCAGTTGGTGTTCTCTGACGATCCCAGTGACGCAGCGTTGCAGTGCCCAACCAGCGGCCAGTCTGTG GACGAGGACACAAAGATCCTGGAAGAAGTCACCACATTCGCCAACGACATCGTGCCGCTCCTGGCCGAGACTGAACCTAGGCCGCGATTCGCCACCAGCACGATTCCTGCCGTCACCAGCAGGAAAATGGCGCCCGAAGTTCCGAAGCCAGTCG TTTTATGGTCCCCCTGGTCGCCGTGCTCTGTGACTTGCGGCAGCGGACAACGCACAAGAGCCTCTTACTGCCCCGGGAACGAGATCAGGACAGACTGCTCCAGGACAGAGATCGCGGCGTGCGTCATGGCCAAATGTCCAG GCGCTTGCACGAGGGCGTGTCAGAACGGCGGTGTGTGCACGTCAGGGAATACCTGTCTCTGTCCGTATGGGTACGCCGGACAGGTGTGCCAAACAG AGTTTCATacaattccatacggacctcatacgaaTTCGAACTTTTAA